Below is a genomic region from Cetobacterium ceti.
AAATATCTAATTTGAATCCTTTAGCGGTAGTTAAAAGTTCTTTAGATAAAAGATGTTTACTTCTAGTAACTTTAGATTTACCATGTTCTAACATATATTTTTGTTCTTCTTCAGTTCTAGCACCGTATGAAACACCAATATCTTTTTTTCCAAGATTAAGATAAGAGGTAATCAAAACTATTAATCTTGGGTCAACACCTTTCATTCTAGAAATAGATGTTTTTGAAAATCTGTATTTTAATTCCATGAAAAATTCCTCCTCAGGTTCCTGGAGAAGAAAATCTTCTCCAAGAATTTTTAATATAATAAAATATAGTATTTTTATG
It encodes:
- a CDS encoding M15 family metallopeptidase domain-containing protein yields the protein MELKYRFSKTSISRMKGVDPRLIVLITSYLNLGKKDIGVSYGARTEEEQKYMLEHGKSKVTRSKHLLSKELLTTAKGFKLDILEANAIDIVAYKAGKPVWEREYYKDIIIDMKEIAKLYEWENDINWGWDFKSLDDPYHISVKELNDGGIK